The proteins below come from a single Balaenoptera musculus isolate JJ_BM4_2016_0621 chromosome 1, mBalMus1.pri.v3, whole genome shotgun sequence genomic window:
- the LOC118886127 gene encoding 60S ribosomal protein L18a-like, translating into MKASGTLREYKVVGRCLPTPKCRTPPLYRMRIFAPNHVVAKSRFWYSVSQLKKMKKSSGEIVYCGQVFEKSPLRVKNFGIWLRYDSRSGTHNMYREYRDLTTAGAVTQCYRDMGARHRARAHSIQIMKVEEIAAGKCRRPAVKQFHDSKIKFPLPHRVLRRQHKPRFTTKRPNTFF; encoded by the coding sequence ATGAAGGCCTCGGGCACGCTTCGAGAATACAAGGTGGTGGGGCGCTGCCTGCCGACCCCCAAGTGCCGCACGCCGCCCCTCTATCGCATGCGGATCTTTGCGCCTAACCATGTTGTTGCCAAGTCCCGCTTCTGGTACTCTGTATCTCAgctgaagaagatgaagaagtcTTCAGGGGAAATTGTCTACTGTGGACAGGTGTTCGAAAAATCTCCCCTGCGGGTGAAGAACTTCGGCATCTGGCTGCGCTATGACTCCCGCAGTGGCACCCACAACATGTACCGGGAGTACCGGGACCTGACCACAGCCGGTGCTGTCACCCAGTGCTACCGAGACATGGGCGCCCGGCACCGTGCCCGGGCCCACTCGATCCAGATCATGAAGGTGGAGGAGATCGCAGCCGGCAAGTGCCGGCGACCAGCAGTCAAGCAGTTCCACGACTCCAAGATCAAATTCCCACTGCCCCACCGGGTTCTCCGTCGCCAGCACAAGCCACGCTTCACCACCAAGAGGCCCAACACCTTCTTTTAG